The window ATAGTTATAATTAATTAGGGCATtaataatgaacaaaaacagTAATAAACAAAGAGGTAGTGAACTACACGTGCCTCTCTGGACAGAATCATGAAAAGGGCGGGGCTTAGCGAGTGTATGGTGGCGTAATAAGGgaacaattttatttattatttttaaaccctTTTCTTTAGTCCATTTCTGTCTGAGGTTCTAATTCTTTGAGCATCTTTTGCTCAGAAATTTACCTTCAGCTTTTTCtgcccttcttctttttttttttttgcctgctcaGCCTGACAGGACCTTTGACCTGAAGATCGGACAGCCCACGGTGTCGTACTTCCTCAAGCAAGCGGCGGGCATCGAGAAAGGGGCTGCAAAGACAGGTTGGTGCCGATGCTTCGCTGCTCCAGTCTTAACCCACTAAGCCCATTCTGTTACTGAACAAGCCTCTCCAAGGGCCTGGCTTTGAGCTTCGCCGTGACTGATGTTATATTcatggcgagggggggggggggggggggaactgcgGCAGAAGGAAGTGAAGTGTTGTTTTTAGAAAAGAGAATTATGAAgtgctgtctttgctgttctAAGCTATCTCCAGCGTAGTTCCAGCTGTTTGCTTCTAACcacctctacacacacacacacacacacacacacacacgtaacacacacactttgggtTTTCCCTGCACGTTTAAATATCTTACGTGTGCAGGCCACGAGACCGCCGGCATGGTGACCGTGAGGGCGGTGTATGAGATTGCTCTGGTGAAATCCCAGGACGAGTGCTTCAGATTGAGGAACACCCCCCTGGAAAACGTGGTTAAAAGCATCATCGGCTCGGCCCGTTCGCTGGGCATCAAAGTGGTTCACGAGTAAGTCGTCGTTGACTCATCAGCTCGCTGTGTCGACctcaggtgacccccccccccccccccccggcagaacTGAGACCCACCTCGTCATGAGCTGAATGGTTTCTGGCTGGATTTTTGTATTGACGTGTTGTGAAACAGCGATGTGATGAAGTTCTAACGCCTGCTTTCAGAAATCACCGTCTTAGTGTCATGAATGTAAATCCTCCTGTTTGTCCCTCCCGTTCCTCCCGTTCCTCCCGTTCCTCCCGTTCTTCCCGTTCCTCCCGTTCTGCAGCCTCTCGCCGGACGAGTATGAAGACTTCTTGGTGCAGCGGGCGGTGAAGCTGAAGGCTGACGCAGAGGCGGCGGCAGCGGCtgcagctgaagctgctgcactGGCTAAGAAGAAGTGAAGAGCGGCGGCACCCGATTCCCACAAAGCGCGCTCGGATGAGAGCACTGATGTGTGTACAGCTTTAATAAACTCCTATCGGATTGTTCTCTTCTGTGCGTCTTCATTCACGGTGGATTTAAAGACGGCAAAGTGTTCTTGAATATTTTAGAGAGCAGTAAAAG of the Brachionichthys hirsutus isolate HB-005 chromosome 6, CSIRO-AGI_Bhir_v1, whole genome shotgun sequence genome contains:
- the mrpl11 gene encoding large ribosomal subunit protein uL11m; the encoded protein is MSKLTKAAKAVKTIDANAVIRAIVRSGQAAPGPPLGPILGQRGIPISQFCKDFNEKTKELKEGIPLPVKIHVKPDRTFDLKIGQPTVSYFLKQAAGIEKGAAKTGHETAGMVTVRAVYEIALVKSQDECFRLRNTPLENVVKSIIGSARSLGIKVVHDLSPDEYEDFLVQRAVKLKADAEAAAAAAAEAAALAKKK